CCCGGGGCGGGTACCGGCCGGGGCGGCGGCCGCCCCTGGTGGGGACGTGTGCCGCGCCGTACTCCCACAGGAGTACGTCTGATCACCGCGCCGGGCTGACGCCGCCGGGCCCCGCCGCGGTCTAGCGTGACGGCATGGAGAATGCACGGCCGCCGTGGGCGCGGCGCTGCGTCGGCCCGGTGTGGGAGCGGTGGCTGGCGGCTCCGCCCGGGGAACCGCGTGGCCGGACCGGCACCCGGCTGCCCTGGCTGTCGACCCTCGTCGTGACGCTCGTGGTGCTGGTCGGCTCCGGTTTCGCCGGCCACGACCAGCCGGGCCGCGTCCCGCTGGACTCCCTCGGCCGCGCGCTGCTGGTCCTCGGCGGGGCCCTGCTGCTCTTCCGGCACCGCTTCCCGCGCACCGTCGCCATCGGCACCGCCACCGCCGGTGCCGCCTACCTCGCGGCCGGCTATCCGTACGGACCGGTCTTCCTCGTCCTCGCCCTCGGCGCGTTCGCGGCGGTCGTCGCGGGACACCGCAAGGTCGCCTGGTGGGCGCTGGGCGGGGTGTGGGTCTCCCATGTGGTGGTCGCCCATTGGCTCTACCGGTGGCTGCCGCCCCCGCACGACGGGCCCGCCCCCTGGGGGCAGGAACTGCTCGTCATCGCCTGGGTGGTGGCTGTGGTGGCCCTCTCCGAGCTGGTACGGGTGCGCCGGGAGCAGCTGGCGAAGGCACAGGCCGAGCGGGCCGCCGCGGAACGCCGCAGGGCGGACGAGGAGCGGCTGCGGATCGCCCGCGAGCTGCACGACGTCCTGGCGCACAGCATTTCCGTCATCAACGTCCAGGCGGGCGTGGGACTGGCGTTGCTCGACAGCGACCCGGAGCAGGCGCGGTCCGCGCTGACCACCATCAAGGACGCGAGCAAGGAAGCGCTCGGCGAGGTCCGTCAGGTCCTCGACACCCTGCGCACACCGGGCGACGCCCCGCGTTCCCCGGCCCCCGGACTGGACCGGCTGCCCGAACTCACCGAGCAGGCCCGGAGCGCCGGGCTCGCTGTCGACCTCACCACCGAGGGCACCCCGGCCACGCTGCCGCCCGGCACCGACCTCGCCGCCTTCCGCATCGTCCAGGAGGCGCTCACCAACATCGTCCGCCACTCCGGTTCACGTACCGCCCGGGTGCTGCTCCGCCACACCCCCGGAGCGCTGGAGATCCGGGTCGACGATGACGGCCCGGCGACCGCCGGCACGGGTGAGCAGGGCGGCGGCAACGGACTGATCGGGATGCGGGAGCGGGCCGCCGCACTGGGCGGCACCGTCGAGGCGGGCCCGCGCCCGGACGGCGGCTTCCGGGTCCGGGCGCGCATCCCGCTGACCGGGACGAGGGCAATGGACCGGGACCCGGGTGCGGATACGGTGACCCCGTCCCCGTCCCCGTCCCCGTCCCCGACCCCGCCCCCCACCCCCACCGAGGAGGAGCCGTGATCCGGGTACTGCTCGCCGACGATCAGCTGCTGGTGCGGGCCGGTTTCAAGGTGCTGCTGGACGCCCAGCCCGATATCGAGGTGGTCGCCGAGGCCGCGGACGGGCAGCAGGCGCTGGCCGCGGTCCTGGCACACCGCCCGGACATCGTCCTGATGGACATCCGGATGCCGGTGGTGGACGGTCTGGTGGCCACCCGCCGGATCACCGAGGACCCGCGGCTGCCGGACGTGAAGGTCGTCATGCTGACCACCTTCGAGCTGGATGAGTACGTCTTCGAGGCGATCCGCTCCGGAGCCTCCGGTTTTCTGGTCAAGGACACCGAACCGGAGGAGCTGCTGCGGGCCGTGCGTGCGGTCGTCGCCGGTGACGCCCTGCTCTCGCCCGGGGTCACCCGCCGCCTCATCGCCGAGTTCGCGGCCCGCTCCAAGGAACCGGCCGCGGCCGATGCGCTGTCCGCA
This genomic stretch from Streptomyces nigrescens harbors:
- a CDS encoding sensor histidine kinase; protein product: MENARPPWARRCVGPVWERWLAAPPGEPRGRTGTRLPWLSTLVVTLVVLVGSGFAGHDQPGRVPLDSLGRALLVLGGALLLFRHRFPRTVAIGTATAGAAYLAAGYPYGPVFLVLALGAFAAVVAGHRKVAWWALGGVWVSHVVVAHWLYRWLPPPHDGPAPWGQELLVIAWVVAVVALSELVRVRREQLAKAQAERAAAERRRADEERLRIARELHDVLAHSISVINVQAGVGLALLDSDPEQARSALTTIKDASKEALGEVRQVLDTLRTPGDAPRSPAPGLDRLPELTEQARSAGLAVDLTTEGTPATLPPGTDLAAFRIVQEALTNIVRHSGSRTARVLLRHTPGALEIRVDDDGPATAGTGEQGGGNGLIGMRERAAALGGTVEAGPRPDGGFRVRARIPLTGTRAMDRDPGADTVTPSPSPSPSPTPPPTPTEEEP
- a CDS encoding response regulator transcription factor, whose amino-acid sequence is MIRVLLADDQLLVRAGFKVLLDAQPDIEVVAEAADGQQALAAVLAHRPDIVLMDIRMPVVDGLVATRRITEDPRLPDVKVVMLTTFELDEYVFEAIRSGASGFLVKDTEPEELLRAVRAVVAGDALLSPGVTRRLIAEFAARSKEPAAADALSALTEREREVMALVGIGLSNEEIARRLVVSPLTAKTHVSRTMVKLGARDRAQLVVLAYESGLVRPGWLG